A region of Malaciobacter marinus DNA encodes the following proteins:
- a CDS encoding class I SAM-dependent methyltransferase yields the protein MQLIKQNIEQVINESYLIETLNLDNKTILELGCGKAKMTKQLAQTGVNRKIIACEVDEVQHKKNLLLDIENIEFKLCGAENIELNDESVDMVFMFKSFHHIPEDLMIKALDEIKRVLKPNGLAYISEPLHQGAQNELVAMFHNEEDVRKKAFETIKNSVDKEQFKLFKEIFFKTEITYLNFEDFEKKQMNLSYNDTQITDELKYKIKKKFDKYNSGKETTFYKPFRVDILQKIV from the coding sequence ATGCAGTTAATAAAACAGAATATAGAACAAGTAATAAATGAGTCTTATTTAATTGAAACTTTAAATCTTGATAATAAGACAATATTAGAACTTGGTTGTGGAAAAGCAAAAATGACTAAACAGTTAGCACAAACAGGTGTAAATAGAAAAATTATTGCATGTGAAGTAGATGAAGTTCAACACAAAAAAAATCTATTGCTTGATATTGAAAATATTGAGTTTAAACTCTGTGGTGCTGAAAATATTGAATTAAATGATGAAAGTGTTGATATGGTTTTTATGTTTAAATCTTTTCATCATATTCCAGAAGATTTAATGATTAAAGCACTAGATGAAATAAAAAGAGTATTAAAACCAAATGGTTTAGCTTATATTAGTGAACCTTTACATCAAGGAGCACAAAATGAACTAGTAGCAATGTTTCATAATGAAGAAGATGTAAGAAAAAAAGCCTTTGAAACAATAAAAAATAGTGTAGATAAAGAACAGTTTAAACTCTTTAAAGAGATATTTTTTAAAACAGAAATAACATACTTAAACTTTGAGGATTTTGAAAAAAAACAGATGAATCTGTCATATAATGATACCCAAATAACAGATGAACTAAAATACAAAATCAAAAAGAAATTTGACAAATATAATAGTGGAAAAGAAACAACTTTTTATAAACCTTTTAGGGTTGATATACTTCAAAAGATTGTTTAG
- a CDS encoding flavin reductase family protein — protein MIIDYKDVEDLNRYKIMSDTVVPRPIAWIVTEDEGVINAAPFSYFIPISSNPATLIVSIGQKEPGVPKDTLANILKCKKATICFVNKNNIEEVKQSALSLEKNESEIDKFEINVQKVLEEYPAMISSSQTALFCELYDTINIPGKTTPLILEIKKQFIEDDRIDEKFHVNVDNVGRCGAYFKAMVNL, from the coding sequence ATGATTATTGATTATAAAGATGTTGAAGATTTAAATAGATATAAAATAATGTCAGATACTGTTGTTCCAAGACCAATTGCATGGATAGTTACAGAAGATGAAGGGGTGATTAATGCAGCACCTTTTTCATACTTTATACCAATTTCTAGTAACCCAGCAACACTAATTGTTTCTATTGGTCAAAAAGAACCAGGAGTACCAAAAGATACTTTAGCAAATATCTTAAAATGTAAAAAAGCAACAATATGTTTTGTAAATAAGAATAATATAGAAGAGGTAAAACAATCTGCATTATCACTAGAAAAAAATGAGAGTGAAATAGATAAATTTGAAATAAACGTTCAAAAAGTCTTAGAAGAATATCCAGCAATGATTAGCTCTTCACAAACTGCACTTTTTTGCGAACTATATGATACTATCAATATCCCTGGAAAAACTACTCCATTGATTTTAGAAATTAAAAAACAATTTATTGAAGATGATAGAATAGATGAAAAATTCCATGTTAATGTTGATAATGTAGGAAGATGTGGAGCTTATTTTAAAGCAATGGTAAATCTATAA
- a CDS encoding BCCT family transporter gives MGSSNKKINSTILKPVFYPSVIVIAVLVIFAVMVPQVAGEVFNGVKGFLAEKFGWLYMLSVGIFSLFAVFLAISPFGRFKLGPDQSKPAYTYASWFAMLFSAGMGIGLMFWGVAEPVMHYGAPPTGDKETIEAAKQAMRITFFHWGLHAWAIYAVVGLVLAYFSFRHGLPLSIRSALYPMIGDKIYGKVGHTVDTIAILGTILGVATSLGLGVLQVNAGLNYIFDIPVGLTTQIILIAIITTMATVSVVLGLDGGIKRLSELNLYLAIALVAFIFLVGPTFFLLGALVENIGNYLTHVVQMTFNQYIYEDTKWMGWWTFFYWAWWIAWAPFVGMFIARVSRGRTIREFVLGVLFVPVGFTFIWMTVFGNSALYAIMNEGFTALSSAVSADVSTALFKFLEHFPFSSIISIIAIILVITFFVTSSDSGSLVVDTISSGGRENNPVWQRIFWAVLEGVVAAALLVAGGLEALQAASIAIALPFAVIMIIASWGLYKALHLEAIRYDSLQHHMNAGRHGEISGTWQNRLSRLIEFPDSSETRRYINEDVVNSMHIVEEELEKHGWNVEVANDKEKGISILTVEHNGDLDFVYEVRFRRYDMPTYAFPESINPNHEQKKYARAEVHLQDGNKSYDIYGYESDVVASDIIDQFEKHRHFLHITSGLNPVIPID, from the coding sequence ATGGGTAGTAGTAATAAAAAAATTAACTCAACAATTTTAAAACCTGTATTTTATCCATCAGTAATAGTAATTGCAGTTCTTGTAATATTTGCAGTGATGGTACCACAAGTTGCAGGTGAAGTTTTTAATGGTGTAAAAGGATTTCTTGCGGAAAAATTCGGATGGCTTTATATGTTAAGTGTAGGTATATTTAGTCTTTTCGCAGTATTTTTAGCAATTTCTCCTTTTGGTAGATTTAAACTTGGACCTGACCAGTCTAAACCAGCATATACTTATGCTTCATGGTTTGCAATGCTTTTTAGTGCTGGTATGGGTATTGGTTTAATGTTTTGGGGTGTAGCTGAACCTGTTATGCATTATGGTGCGCCTCCAACTGGGGATAAAGAAACAATAGAAGCTGCTAAACAAGCTATGAGAATTACTTTTTTTCACTGGGGCTTACATGCATGGGCAATTTATGCAGTAGTTGGATTGGTATTAGCTTACTTCTCTTTTAGACATGGTTTACCACTTTCTATAAGATCTGCACTTTATCCTATGATTGGAGATAAAATCTACGGAAAAGTAGGGCATACTGTTGATACAATTGCAATACTTGGAACTATTTTGGGTGTAGCTACTTCATTAGGTCTTGGAGTTTTACAAGTTAATGCAGGTTTAAACTATATTTTTGATATACCTGTTGGTCTTACAACACAAATTATACTAATTGCTATTATTACAACTATGGCAACTGTTTCTGTTGTTTTAGGACTTGATGGCGGAATCAAAAGATTATCTGAACTAAATCTTTATTTAGCAATTGCACTTGTTGCTTTTATTTTTTTAGTAGGACCTACATTTTTTCTACTTGGTGCATTAGTTGAAAATATTGGTAATTACCTAACTCATGTTGTGCAAATGACATTTAATCAATATATTTATGAAGATACAAAATGGATGGGATGGTGGACTTTCTTCTATTGGGCTTGGTGGATTGCTTGGGCACCTTTTGTAGGGATGTTTATTGCAAGAGTATCAAGAGGTAGAACAATAAGAGAGTTTGTTCTTGGTGTTTTATTTGTTCCTGTAGGATTTACATTTATATGGATGACTGTTTTTGGAAATAGTGCACTTTATGCTATTATGAATGAAGGCTTTACAGCACTAAGTTCAGCAGTATCAGCTGATGTTTCAACAGCTTTATTTAAATTTTTAGAACATTTTCCTTTTTCAAGTATTATTTCTATTATTGCAATTATTTTAGTTATTACATTTTTTGTAACTTCTTCTGATTCAGGTTCATTAGTAGTTGATACTATTTCAAGTGGAGGAAGAGAAAATAATCCAGTTTGGCAAAGAATTTTCTGGGCAGTTCTTGAGGGTGTTGTTGCAGCAGCATTATTAGTTGCAGGAGGGTTAGAAGCCTTACAAGCTGCTTCTATTGCCATTGCTTTACCCTTTGCTGTAATTATGATAATTGCTTCTTGGGGACTTTATAAAGCTTTACATTTAGAAGCTATTAGATACGATTCCCTTCAACATCATATGAATGCAGGACGACATGGAGAGATAAGTGGTACTTGGCAAAATAGGTTAAGCAGACTTATTGAATTTCCAGATTCAAGTGAAACAAGAAGATATATTAATGAAGATGTTGTTAATTCAATGCATATTGTTGAAGAAGAGCTTGAAAAACATGGTTGGAATGTTGAAGTTGCAAATGACAAAGAAAAAGGTATTTCAATTTTAACAGTAGAACATAATGGTGATCTTGATTTTGTTTATGAAGTGAGATTTAGAAGATACGATATGCCAACATATGCATTCCCAGAATCAATAAATCCAAATCATGAACAGAAAAAATATGCAAGAGCAGAAGTACATTTACAAGATGGAAATAAATCATATGATATATATGGTTATGAATCTGATGTTGTTGCTAGTGATATTATTGATCAGTTTGAAAAACACAGACATTTCTTACATATTACTTCAGGATTAAATCCTGTTATTCCAATAGATTAA